The bacterium genome has a segment encoding these proteins:
- a CDS encoding Lrp/AsnC ligand binding domain-containing protein: protein MVTGIVLMNLERDKINAAAEKVTQIEGITEVFSVGGHYDLVAIIRARDNEQLADIVTDKMLKVDGILHSETMIAFKVYSRHDLERMFSIGM, encoded by the coding sequence ATGGTCACCGGAATAGTCCTTATGAACCTGGAGCGCGATAAAATAAACGCGGCGGCCGAGAAAGTCACCCAGATCGAGGGCATCACCGAGGTGTTCTCGGTCGGAGGGCACTACGACCTGGTGGCGATAATCCGGGCCCGGGACAACGAGCAGTTGGCCGATATCGTGACCGACAAGATGCTCAAGGTGGATGGAATTCTGCACTCGGAAACCATGATCGCGTTCAAGGTGTACTCGCGACACGACCTGGAGCGCATGTTTTCCATAGGCATGTGA